One Thiocapsa bogorovii DNA segment encodes these proteins:
- a CDS encoding DUF484 family protein, with translation MTPLEPAPVATEDPDLESKVTDYLLKDPTFFARNPKVLAALEIPHDSGAAVSLIEQQVRVLRKQLEAERHRLTHLISRAREYEALSGRLHHLVLKLIAAQDSQQICTLLKDALLTEFSAEAMTLKLFQTENESGTRPDALTLAFRDFVDRHHALCGPINTEKAQILFGETGAAIHSAALVPIRADGHAGVLAIGSQDAERFRPEMGTELLDRLGEILGQKLRVVPLGHCDETS, from the coding sequence ATGACTCCCCTCGAACCCGCGCCCGTCGCGACCGAAGACCCGGATCTCGAATCCAAGGTCACCGATTATCTACTGAAGGATCCGACCTTCTTCGCCCGCAACCCGAAGGTCCTCGCGGCGCTCGAGATCCCGCACGACTCGGGGGCCGCGGTCTCTCTGATCGAGCAGCAGGTGCGCGTCTTGCGCAAGCAGCTGGAGGCGGAGCGCCACCGCCTCACGCATCTCATCTCGCGTGCCCGCGAGTACGAGGCACTCTCCGGCCGGCTCCACCACCTGGTCCTGAAGCTCATCGCCGCGCAGGATTCGCAGCAGATCTGCACACTGCTCAAGGATGCGCTCCTGACCGAGTTCTCGGCCGAGGCGATGACGCTGAAGCTCTTCCAGACCGAGAACGAGAGCGGCACCCGACCGGATGCACTGACGCTGGCGTTTCGCGACTTCGTCGATCGCCACCATGCCTTGTGTGGCCCGATCAACACCGAGAAGGCGCAGATCCTCTTCGGTGAGACGGGCGCGGCGATCCATTCGGCCGCTCTGGTGCCGATCCGTGCGGATGGGCATGCCGGCGTGCTGGCGATCGGCAGCCAGGACGCCGAGCGCTTTCGCCCCGAAATGGGCACCGAGCTGCTCGACCGGCTCGGCGAGATCCTCGGACAGAAGCTGCGCGTCGTGCCGCTTGGGCACTGCGACGAGACGAGCTAA
- the dapF gene encoding diaminopimelate epimerase gives MRLAFSKMQGLGNDFVVVDATERPIAIDPALARRLADRRFGIGCDQILLVEPPRLPGTEFHYRIFNADGSEVEQCGNGARCFARFVRDRGLTEHDEIPVGTAAGPIRLYLEDEGQVRVDMGTPEFEPDRIPFQTDRPAQTYPLDVAGESLVIGALSMGNPHAVISVEDLDTAPVARLGPLVESHPRFPQRVNVGFMQVLARDHLRLRVYERGAGETLACGTGACAAMVHARRCDLVDGRVRVSLPGGDLLIAWNAPGESVWMTGPAVQVFEGEIAL, from the coding sequence ATGCGGCTCGCCTTCAGCAAGATGCAGGGCCTGGGCAACGACTTCGTCGTTGTGGATGCCACCGAGCGCCCCATCGCGATCGACCCCGCGCTGGCCCGCCGGCTGGCCGACCGGCGCTTCGGGATCGGCTGTGATCAGATCCTTCTGGTGGAGCCGCCGCGCCTGCCCGGCACCGAGTTTCACTACCGCATCTTCAACGCCGACGGCTCCGAGGTCGAACAATGCGGGAACGGCGCGCGATGCTTCGCCCGCTTCGTGCGCGACCGCGGCCTGACCGAGCACGACGAGATCCCGGTCGGCACGGCCGCCGGTCCCATCCGTCTCTATTTGGAAGACGAAGGCCAAGTCCGTGTCGACATGGGTACGCCCGAATTCGAGCCCGATCGGATCCCTTTTCAGACGGATCGACCGGCGCAGACCTATCCACTGGATGTCGCGGGCGAGTCCCTCGTGATCGGCGCGCTCTCGATGGGCAACCCGCACGCCGTCATTTCGGTCGAGGACCTGGACACCGCGCCGGTCGCACGTCTGGGCCCGTTGGTCGAATCGCACCCGCGCTTCCCGCAACGGGTCAATGTCGGTTTCATGCAGGTCCTCGCCCGCGACCATCTGCGCCTGCGTGTCTACGAGCGGGGCGCCGGCGAGACCTTGGCCTGCGGCACCGGGGCCTGCGCGGCCATGGTGCACGCCCGCCGATGCGACCTGGTGGACGGGCGGGTCCGGGTCAGCCTGCCCGGCGGCGATCTGCTGATCGCCTGGAACGCACCCGGCGAGTCCGTTTGGATGACCGGGCCGGCCGTGCAGGTCTTTGAAGGCGAGATCGCGCTATGA
- a CDS encoding class I SAM-dependent methyltransferase, with protein sequence MKRRLEPELMDTQEQALAYAQADFNESNTLFIELLRRLEPGPLDGARVLDLGCGPADIVIRFLRAWPKATCDALDGSRPMLDLARSALDALPGVAKRCRLICDRIPSAALDRGGYDLIISNSLLHHLHDPQVLWQTLIETGKPGAPVLIMDLMRPASAGWVEALVATYAAGEPKVLRDDFRNSLFAAFEPAEVTEQLAAAGLQGLEVGVVSDRHLAVSGRLPG encoded by the coding sequence ATGAAACGCCGTCTCGAGCCCGAGCTGATGGACACGCAGGAGCAGGCGCTCGCCTACGCCCAAGCGGATTTCAACGAATCCAACACCCTCTTCATCGAGCTGCTGCGCCGGCTCGAGCCGGGTCCGCTCGACGGCGCGCGGGTGCTCGATCTGGGCTGCGGGCCGGCGGACATCGTTATCCGTTTCCTGCGCGCCTGGCCCAAGGCGACCTGCGATGCGCTCGACGGCTCCCGGCCCATGCTCGATCTTGCCCGAAGCGCGCTCGATGCCCTGCCCGGCGTGGCCAAGCGGTGTCGACTGATCTGCGATCGGATCCCCTCCGCGGCCCTGGATCGCGGCGGCTACGACCTGATCATCTCCAACAGTCTGCTGCACCATCTGCACGACCCGCAGGTCTTGTGGCAAACCCTGATCGAGACCGGCAAGCCAGGTGCTCCGGTGCTGATCATGGACCTGATGCGCCCGGCCTCGGCCGGTTGGGTCGAGGCGCTGGTGGCGACCTATGCCGCCGGCGAGCCGAAGGTCTTGCGCGATGACTTCCGCAACTCGCTCTTCGCAGCCTTCGAGCCGGCGGAGGTCACCGAGCAGCTGGCCGCCGCGGGGCTCCAAGGGCTCGAGGTCGGCGTGGTCAGCGACCGCCATCTGGCCGTCTCGGGTCGCCTGCCCGGATGA
- the lysA gene encoding diaminopimelate decarboxylase translates to MDHFNYRDDVLYAEDVPLADIAARFGTPCYVYSRATLERHWRAFDRAFRDHPHLVCFAVKANSNLAVLNVLARLGSGFDIVSLGELERVLAAGGDPAKVIFSGVGKREDEIRFALEVGIRCFNVESESELIRLDRIAGEMGVVAPVSLRVNPDVDAQTHPYIATGLKENKFGIDIHAAEEVYVRAAALPNLRVIGIDCHIGSQLTDLAPFIDALGRVLTLAERLGEIGIPIAHLDIGGGLGIRYTEEHPPEPAAYAAAMSYQLGDRPYEILLEPGRAIAGNAGVLLTRVEYLKENGTRHFAILDAAMNDLVRPALYQAVQDIVPVIHDTEAEPARYDLVGPVCETGDFLGKGRQLALREGDLLAVRGSGAYGFTMSSNYNSRPRVPEVMVDGDHVHLVRERETVASLYAGESVLPS, encoded by the coding sequence ATGGATCACTTCAATTATCGCGACGATGTCCTCTACGCCGAGGATGTCCCGCTCGCCGACATCGCCGCGCGTTTCGGTACGCCCTGTTATGTCTATTCCCGTGCGACGCTGGAGCGCCATTGGCGCGCCTTCGACCGCGCCTTCCGCGATCATCCGCACCTGGTCTGCTTCGCCGTCAAGGCCAACTCCAATCTGGCGGTGCTGAACGTCCTGGCGCGCCTGGGCTCGGGGTTCGACATCGTCTCGCTCGGCGAGCTCGAGCGCGTGCTCGCCGCCGGGGGCGACCCGGCCAAGGTGATCTTCTCCGGGGTCGGCAAGCGCGAGGACGAGATCCGCTTCGCCTTGGAGGTCGGCATTCGCTGCTTCAACGTCGAGTCGGAGTCCGAGCTGATCCGGCTCGATCGCATCGCCGGGGAGATGGGTGTGGTTGCGCCCGTGTCGCTGCGGGTGAATCCCGACGTCGACGCGCAGACCCACCCCTACATCGCCACCGGCCTGAAGGAGAACAAGTTCGGGATCGACATCCACGCGGCCGAAGAGGTCTATGTGCGGGCCGCGGCCCTGCCGAACCTGCGGGTGATCGGCATCGACTGTCATATCGGGTCGCAGCTCACGGATCTGGCCCCCTTCATCGACGCGCTCGGGCGCGTGCTGACCCTGGCCGAGCGGCTCGGCGAGATCGGCATCCCGATCGCGCATCTCGACATCGGCGGCGGACTCGGCATCCGCTACACCGAAGAGCATCCCCCGGAACCCGCCGCCTATGCCGCGGCCATGAGCTACCAGCTTGGCGATCGCCCCTACGAGATCCTCCTGGAGCCGGGCCGCGCCATCGCCGGCAACGCCGGCGTTCTACTGACCCGCGTGGAATATCTCAAGGAGAACGGCACGCGTCACTTCGCGATCCTGGATGCGGCGATGAATGACCTGGTGCGCCCCGCACTCTATCAGGCCGTTCAGGACATCGTGCCGGTGATCCACGACACCGAGGCGGAGCCGGCCCGCTATGATCTGGTCGGTCCGGTCTGCGAGACCGGGGACTTCCTCGGCAAGGGCCGGCAGCTGGCGTTGCGCGAGGGCGACCTGCTCGCCGTGCGCGGCTCGGGCGCCTACGGCTTCACCATGAGCTCCAACTACAATAGTCGCCCGCGCGTACCCGAGGTCATGGTCGACGGCGACCACGTGCATCTAGTGCGCGAGCGCGAGACCGTCGCGAGCCTTTACGCCGGGGAGTCCGTTCTACCGTCATGA
- the lptM gene encoding LPS translocon maturation chaperone LptM translates to MNCWAGTAFYLLVTVFGIASMIGACGQKGPLYLPEPPVVEVPASAAEIGSVVPSAAVPPPESTAPPDRP, encoded by the coding sequence ATGAACTGCTGGGCCGGAACAGCCTTCTACCTCCTCGTCACCGTGTTCGGCATCGCGAGTATGATCGGGGCCTGCGGTCAGAAGGGCCCCCTCTATCTGCCCGAACCGCCGGTCGTCGAGGTTCCGGCGTCCGCAGCCGAGATCGGCTCGGTTGTCCCGAGCGCGGCCGTTCCGCCTCCGGAATCGACCGCGCCTCCAGACAGACCCTAG
- a CDS encoding META domain-containing protein, producing the protein MSALRTLVLLGLIGTVVPSVATDEPMAGSAETAVPAIDATAWRILAYRSDAEADTDLVSIEPRDVPPRLAFAEGRVSGTVGCNSFSGGYTLEGDHLTIDPRMAMTMMACEESLMALEQAITTHLAAVAGYRQAERTLELLDAGGAVLILLETLTETPLVGDTWRLETYNNGKQALVSTVKGTEITLALTPDGTLSGSDGCNRYMSGYTLEEGRLMIGPIATTRMACRGPQAVAEQAAAYAAALGMVRGYRIEGEQLWLTTEDGATAARFRVVPETAKATETR; encoded by the coding sequence ATGTCAGCCCTTCGAACCCTGGTCCTTCTCGGCCTGATCGGCACGGTCGTCCCGTCCGTTGCGACCGATGAGCCGATGGCGGGAAGCGCCGAGACTGCCGTGCCCGCGATCGACGCGACGGCGTGGCGGATCCTCGCCTATCGGTCCGACGCCGAGGCCGATACCGATCTCGTCTCCATCGAGCCCCGCGACGTGCCGCCGCGACTCGCCTTCGCCGAGGGTCGCGTCTCCGGAACAGTGGGCTGCAACAGCTTCTCGGGCGGCTACACCCTCGAGGGAGATCACCTGACGATCGACCCGCGCATGGCCATGACCATGATGGCCTGCGAGGAGTCGTTGATGGCCCTGGAGCAGGCGATCACGACGCATCTCGCTGCCGTGGCCGGATATCGACAGGCCGAACGGACGTTGGAGCTGCTCGATGCCGGTGGCGCCGTCCTGATCCTGCTGGAAACCCTGACCGAGACCCCGTTGGTCGGCGACACCTGGCGCCTGGAGACCTACAACAACGGCAAGCAGGCGCTGGTCTCGACGGTGAAGGGCACCGAGATCACACTGGCCTTGACCCCGGATGGCACCCTCTCGGGCTCCGACGGCTGCAACCGCTACATGAGCGGTTACACCTTGGAGGAGGGTCGGCTCATGATCGGACCCATCGCCACCACCCGCATGGCCTGCCGGGGTCCGCAGGCGGTTGCCGAGCAGGCGGCGGCCTATGCCGCGGCGCTCGGGATGGTGCGAGGCTATCGCATCGAGGGCGAGCAGCTCTGGCTGACGACCGAAGACGGCGCGACTGCCGCGCGTTTCCGGGTTGTCCCCGAGACCGCGAAAGCAACCGAGACACGCTGA
- a CDS encoding TolC family protein, translating to MSIVPRRCALGSRIFVLLAGAVFTTASVAAISDPLGLEEALEAASGHPRVAASPEIAGLLPRRQSLYLDCQRLAFRSSSVADPERNRPLEPLISARDAQRLEIMERFFDVLLADLSFSTESEAMAVAYIQFDRASVRNELGQISPLRVLELEAVYQEILHRRSASEISQQLTRALLAQALGNPADLPRNLLQPTLAMPPEPPPTLDTVLAQALETPVVRDLLEGRSQADRDLIQMEVRQQALELLLRLRALTAAERNLRTELAWRDLKLDESRTLYEQEVTADLGYSMSQQTQTRQQSQRVSFCRALVWAELEALTGQPLAEATHGDQDQ from the coding sequence ATGAGTATCGTGCCGCGCCGCTGTGCGCTCGGAAGCCGAATCTTCGTCCTGCTCGCCGGAGCTGTCTTTACTACGGCCTCGGTAGCGGCCATCTCCGATCCGCTCGGCCTGGAGGAGGCCCTGGAGGCCGCGTCCGGTCACCCCCGGGTCGCGGCCTCGCCCGAGATCGCCGGTCTTCTTCCCCGGCGCCAATCGCTCTACCTGGACTGTCAGCGTCTTGCCTTTCGCAGCTCGAGCGTTGCCGACCCCGAGCGCAACCGCCCGCTCGAACCTTTGATCAGCGCCCGAGACGCGCAACGCCTGGAGATCATGGAGCGCTTCTTCGACGTGCTGCTCGCCGATCTGAGCTTTTCCACCGAGAGCGAGGCCATGGCGGTTGCCTATATCCAGTTCGACCGCGCTTCCGTGCGCAACGAGCTCGGCCAGATCTCGCCGCTACGCGTGCTGGAGCTCGAGGCGGTCTATCAGGAGATCCTGCACCGCCGCTCGGCAAGCGAGATCAGCCAGCAGTTGACGCGCGCGCTGCTCGCACAGGCCCTCGGCAATCCGGCCGATCTGCCGCGTAACCTGCTGCAGCCCACCCTCGCGATGCCGCCCGAGCCTCCGCCGACCCTGGACACCGTCCTCGCACAAGCGCTTGAGACCCCCGTCGTGCGCGACCTGCTGGAGGGCCGCTCGCAGGCCGACCGTGACCTCATTCAGATGGAGGTCCGCCAACAGGCGCTGGAGCTGCTGCTGCGTCTGCGGGCATTGACCGCGGCCGAGCGCAACCTGCGCACCGAGTTGGCCTGGCGCGATCTGAAACTCGACGAAAGTCGCACACTCTACGAGCAGGAGGTGACCGCCGACCTCGGTTATTCCATGAGTCAACAGACCCAGACCCGGCAGCAGAGCCAACGGGTGAGCTTCTGCCGCGCACTGGTGTGGGCCGAGCTCGAGGCCCTTACCGGACAGCCCCTCGCCGAAGCGACACACGGAGATCAAGATCAATGA
- a CDS encoding efflux RND transporter periplasmic adaptor subunit, whose translation MTKQAWFIALGVLMLATDAFAVEELKGWLEWVHEVEMRVLENGVVDEVLVSAGQHVAKGDLLLRMDQREAQARLLEAKARVARARVETEKAGRDLTRSQELFDRGLIAIEELKDAELQQLAAAAEEEAAKAAEATAQVALEHTELRAPFDGIVVSRKVWNGAVIYKTIQQEPLIVIAPDDQMLARALVTAGTLRRFKPGQPARIKINGAMRDGRVYSLGVQAVRVELEGAVYYLDIIFDRRPNELLRPSETVQIVLP comes from the coding sequence ATGACGAAACAGGCGTGGTTCATCGCCCTCGGCGTGCTCATGCTCGCGACGGATGCCTTCGCCGTCGAGGAGCTCAAAGGTTGGCTCGAATGGGTGCATGAGGTGGAGATGCGCGTGCTCGAAAACGGCGTGGTCGACGAGGTCCTCGTCAGCGCCGGTCAGCATGTCGCTAAAGGCGATCTCCTGTTGAGGATGGACCAGCGCGAAGCCCAAGCCAGGCTCCTGGAGGCGAAGGCCCGCGTCGCCCGAGCGCGCGTGGAGACGGAGAAGGCCGGGCGCGATCTGACACGCAGCCAAGAGCTGTTCGATCGCGGCTTGATCGCCATCGAGGAGCTCAAGGACGCCGAGCTTCAGCAGCTCGCCGCTGCGGCGGAGGAGGAGGCTGCGAAAGCGGCCGAGGCCACGGCCCAAGTCGCACTCGAGCATACCGAGCTGCGCGCCCCTTTTGACGGGATCGTGGTCTCGCGTAAGGTTTGGAACGGCGCTGTGATCTACAAGACGATCCAGCAGGAGCCCCTCATCGTGATCGCACCGGACGATCAAATGCTCGCTCGCGCCCTCGTCACCGCCGGCACGCTGCGGCGCTTCAAGCCGGGCCAGCCGGCACGCATCAAGATCAACGGGGCCATGCGCGACGGTCGCGTCTACAGTCTCGGCGTGCAGGCCGTACGCGTGGAGCTCGAAGGCGCCGTCTACTATCTCGACATCATCTTCGATCGCCGCCCCAACGAGCTGCTGCGGCCTTCCGAGACTGTGCAGATCGTTTTGCCCTGA
- the vapC gene encoding type II toxin-antitoxin system tRNA(fMet)-specific endonuclease VapC, translating into MRWMLDTDICIYIMKRHPHGVQARLRRTAIGEVGLSAIVLAELRFGIRKSQRREENTAALADFLVYCPVLDWPQAASDDYAEIRRELETQGTPIGSNDLLIAAHALHLNCTLVTNNVREFQRVRGLSIENWV; encoded by the coding sequence ATGAAACGCCACCCTCACGGGGTGCAGGCGCGGTTACGACGGACTGCGATCGGTGAGGTCGGCTTGTCCGCCATCGTGCTGGCCGAGCTGCGATTCGGCATCCGGAAGAGTCAGCGAAGGGAGGAGAATACGGCGGCCTTAGCGGACTTTCTGGTTTACTGTCCGGTGCTGGATTGGCCTCAAGCAGCGTCCGATGACTACGCGGAGATACGTCGTGAATTGGAAACGCAAGGAACGCCGATTGGCTCCAACGACCTGCTGATCGCGGCGCATGCCCTACACCTTAATTGCACACTTGTGACCAACAACGTGAGAGAGTTTCAGCGTGTGCGCGGGTTGAGCATCGAGAACTGGGTCTGA